One part of the Engraulis encrasicolus isolate BLACKSEA-1 chromosome 17, IST_EnEncr_1.0, whole genome shotgun sequence genome encodes these proteins:
- the ddit4 gene encoding DNA damage-inducible transcript 4 protein: protein MPEKFCGSLSSDDGSFPPSPSAESASKRLSWSKLVQKLTEFSGTPSTGQMDSDAESGDLSDSGSFDVPDYPDSDWFHDPLEETLRKEVVALIARRLIEAKDSTLRCSKLLIPEKLLEHISQELVHLAESEPCGLRGALVELCVEQGDACVNMGQIPADPYVVPTFQLTLVLRLDSEGLWPKIQGLFSNKSHAAPVVRHALKLSTGFRVIKKKFYSSEELLIEEC, encoded by the exons ATGCCTGAGAAATTTTGTGGTAGCCTTTCTTCGGACGATGGAAGTTTTCCTCCATCGCCTTCAGCAGAGAGTGCCTCAAAGCGTCTGTCTTGGAGTAAACTCGTTCAGAAACTCACGGAGTTCAGCGGAACGCCGAGCACTGGTCAGATGGACTCAGATGCCGAGAGTGGAGATTTGTCCGACTCAG GGTCCTTTGACGTACCTGACTATCCTGACTCCGACTGGTTCCACGACCCACTGGAGGAGACTCTAAGAAAAGAAGTCGTTGCCTTAATAGCTCGCCGTTTGATTGAAGCCAAAGACAGCACTTTGCGGTGTAGCAAGCTGCTCATACCAGAAAAACTTCTTGAACACATTAGCCAGGAGCTCGTTCACCTGGCTGAGAGTGAGCCATGTGGCCTCAGGGGGGCGCTAGTCGAACTGTGTGTGGAGCAGGGGGATGCTTGCGTCAACATGGGACAGATACCAGCCGATCCCTACGTTGTCCCAACGTTCCAGCTGACCCTGGTGCTGAGGTTGGACTCTGAGGGCCTGTGGCCCAAGATCCAAGGACTCTTCAGCAACAAGTCTCATGCAGCACCCGTTGTCAGGCACGCACTCAAACTGAGCACTGGCTTCCGGGTCATCAAGAAAAAGTTCTACAGCTCTGAGGAGTTGCTGATAGAAGAGTGCTGA